One stretch of Pseudomonas fragi DNA includes these proteins:
- a CDS encoding amino acid ABC transporter substrate-binding protein — translation MHKLNRAKLLLGAPLLALLLTGAQAAQAGVLDKVKAHGSVRCGVAGDKPGFSLIDDKGRWTGMDVDLCRAVAAAVLGDADKVEYLTTTAKNRFTALASGEIDILSRAASWTAERIANLGVDFTTVWFYDGQGFMTHAADGIQKLTDLDGATFCLSPGTTSEQNLEDYFGRRGLTYKTVVIEKSPELYAAFQRGRCNAISNDSSGLAARLALMNNPKDYALLPEVISKEPLGAFVAQGDTVWRNIVTWTAYALMTGEELGVTSDNVDELRGNKSASTDIARLLGTEGSIGKSFGLDSDWAYRALKQVGNYAQIYDRNLGQQTALNIPRGLNRSWKDHGLMYAPPIR, via the coding sequence ATGCATAAATTGAATAGGGCCAAGCTTTTACTTGGGGCTCCGCTGTTGGCCTTGCTGTTGACGGGTGCCCAGGCCGCCCAGGCAGGTGTGCTGGACAAGGTCAAGGCCCATGGCAGCGTGCGCTGTGGGGTCGCGGGCGACAAACCGGGCTTTTCGCTGATTGATGACAAGGGCCGCTGGACCGGCATGGACGTGGACCTGTGCCGCGCCGTGGCCGCGGCGGTGCTGGGGGATGCGGACAAGGTCGAGTACCTGACCACCACCGCGAAAAACCGCTTTACCGCCCTGGCCTCCGGGGAGATCGATATCCTGTCGCGGGCCGCCTCCTGGACCGCTGAACGCATTGCCAACCTGGGGGTGGACTTCACCACCGTGTGGTTCTATGACGGCCAGGGCTTTATGACCCACGCCGCCGACGGCATCCAGAAACTCACCGACCTGGACGGCGCCACTTTCTGCCTGTCACCGGGCACCACCTCCGAGCAAAACCTGGAAGACTATTTCGGCCGCCGTGGCCTGACTTACAAAACCGTGGTCATCGAAAAAAGCCCCGAGCTTTACGCCGCTTTCCAGCGCGGCCGCTGTAACGCCATTTCCAATGACTCTTCGGGGCTGGCGGCGCGTTTGGCGTTGATGAACAACCCCAAGGACTATGCGCTGTTGCCCGAGGTGATTTCCAAGGAGCCGCTGGGGGCCTTTGTCGCTCAGGGTGACACGGTGTGGCGCAATATTGTGACCTGGACCGCTTACGCGCTGATGACCGGCGAAGAGCTGGGCGTAACCTCGGACAACGTCGACGAGTTGCGTGGCAACAAGAGCGCATCCACCGATATCGCCCGCTTGCTGGGCACCGAAGGCAGCATCGGCAAGTCCTTTGGCCTGGACAGTGACTGGGCTTATCGCGCCCTCAAGCAGGTCGGCAACTACGCGCAAATCTACGACCGCAATCTCGGCCAGCAGACGGCATTGAACATCCCGCGCGGTCTCAACCGCAGCTGGAAAGACCATGGCCTGATGTACGCACCGCCGATTCGCTGA
- a CDS encoding LysR family transcriptional regulator — MNIDWYEDFLALADTGKFTAAASMRGSSQSALSRRIQLLEAHLGATLIDRERNPVRLTAAGEALLPNAVELVRMARDCEQSVKVLNRPLTFASLHTLACNFFPGWISQLNSPQAPLFTRIDTGYRSTDDYYMALMSGRCDFILFYRDTKTAPYSRQSEFEVKSLGHDELYWVATPVLAAHCAHTDEPIPLLSYSRSAQLHELSRTQINRHPQPQRLLQVFEATVSEALKPMVASGQGVACMPHSMVAPLIERGELVRLYPDMESDHLEVILVRWRDNRNPQADALWQRL; from the coding sequence ATGAACATTGACTGGTACGAAGATTTTCTCGCCCTGGCCGACACCGGTAAATTCACGGCAGCAGCCAGCATGCGCGGCTCATCGCAATCGGCCCTGAGCCGGCGTATTCAACTGCTTGAAGCTCACCTGGGCGCGACCCTGATCGACCGCGAACGCAACCCGGTGCGCCTGACTGCGGCGGGCGAAGCGCTGCTGCCCAATGCCGTGGAACTGGTACGCATGGCCCGCGATTGCGAACAGAGCGTCAAGGTGCTCAACCGGCCACTGACCTTTGCTTCGCTGCACACCCTGGCGTGCAACTTCTTCCCGGGCTGGATCAGCCAGTTGAACAGCCCGCAGGCGCCGCTGTTCACCCGTATCGACACGGGCTATCGCAGCACCGATGACTACTACATGGCGCTGATGTCCGGGCGTTGTGATTTCATCCTGTTCTACCGTGACACCAAGACGGCGCCCTACTCGCGCCAGAGCGAGTTCGAGGTCAAGTCCCTGGGCCATGACGAGCTGTACTGGGTCGCCACGCCCGTACTGGCGGCGCATTGCGCGCACACCGACGAGCCGATCCCGCTGCTCAGCTATTCGCGCAGTGCGCAATTGCATGAACTGTCGCGCACCCAGATCAACCGTCACCCCCAGCCGCAGCGTTTGCTGCAAGTGTTCGAAGCCACCGTCTCGGAGGCGCTCAAGCCGATGGTCGCCAGCGGCCAGGGCGTGGCGTGCATGCCCCACAGCATGGTGGCGCCACTGATCGAACGCGGTGAGCTGGTGCGCTTGTACCCGGACATGGAGTCCGATCATCTGGAAGTGATCCTGGTGCGCTGGCGCGACAACCGCAACCCCCAGGCCGACGCGCTCTGGCAGCGGCTTTAG
- a CDS encoding amidase, whose amino-acid sequence MIEVTEVSIAQLRGALETGQTTAVELVQAYLARIDAYDTPDTATALNAVVVRNPQALAEAQASDARRAKGQTLGPLDGIPYTAKDSYLVKGLTAASGSPAFKDLIAYRDAFTIERLRGAGAICLGKTNMPPMANGGMQRGVYGRAESPYNANYLTAPFASGSSNGAGTATAASFSAFGLAEETWSSGRGPASNNGLCAYTPSRGVISVRGNWPLTPTMDVVVPFARTMADLLEVLDVVVAEDPDTRGDLWRLQPWVPLPSVASVRPASYAQLNAGSEALAGKRFGVPRMYINADPEAGTAECPGIGGPTGQRIITRASVIDLWQAARQAIEAQGGEVLEVDFPLVSNCEGDRPGAPTVFTRGLVSKEFLHDELWELSAWAFDDFLRANGDPQLNRLADVDGPLIFPHDPGTLPNREDELAAGMDEYVRMAQRGITPWDQISTVPDGLRGLEKTRRIDLEDWMDHLGLDAVLFPTVADVGPADADVNPVSADIAWSNGVWVANGNLAIRHLGVPTVTVPMGVMADIGMPVGLTFAGRAYDDSALLRFASAFEATGSKRMIPPRTPPLK is encoded by the coding sequence ATGATCGAAGTCACCGAGGTGTCCATAGCCCAACTGCGCGGCGCGCTCGAAACCGGCCAAACCACGGCAGTCGAACTGGTGCAGGCCTATCTCGCGCGGATCGACGCCTACGACACTCCTGACACGGCCACCGCGCTCAATGCCGTGGTGGTGCGCAACCCCCAGGCACTGGCCGAAGCACAGGCCTCGGACGCCCGCAGGGCCAAGGGCCAGACCCTCGGCCCGCTGGATGGCATCCCCTATACAGCCAAGGACAGTTACCTGGTCAAGGGCCTGACCGCCGCCTCGGGCAGCCCGGCCTTCAAGGACCTGATCGCCTATCGTGATGCCTTCACCATTGAGCGCCTGCGCGGTGCGGGGGCCATCTGCCTGGGCAAGACCAATATGCCGCCCATGGCCAACGGCGGCATGCAACGCGGTGTGTATGGCCGCGCCGAAAGCCCGTACAACGCCAACTACCTGACGGCGCCTTTCGCCTCCGGCTCGTCCAACGGTGCAGGCACGGCCACGGCGGCCAGTTTTTCGGCTTTCGGCCTGGCCGAGGAAACCTGGTCCAGCGGGCGCGGCCCGGCGTCTAACAACGGCCTGTGCGCCTACACGCCTTCGCGCGGGGTGATTTCAGTGCGCGGTAACTGGCCGCTGACACCGACCATGGACGTGGTCGTGCCCTTTGCCCGCACGATGGCCGACCTGCTCGAAGTGCTCGATGTTGTCGTCGCCGAAGACCCGGATACCCGTGGCGACCTGTGGCGCCTGCAACCCTGGGTGCCGCTGCCGAGCGTGGCCTCGGTGCGTCCGGCCTCCTATGCACAACTCAATGCCGGCAGCGAAGCGCTGGCCGGCAAACGCTTTGGCGTACCGCGCATGTATATCAATGCCGACCCCGAGGCCGGCACGGCTGAATGCCCCGGCATTGGCGGCCCCACCGGGCAGCGCATCATCACTCGCGCGTCGGTGATTGACCTGTGGCAAGCCGCACGCCAGGCCATCGAAGCCCAGGGCGGCGAAGTGCTGGAAGTAGATTTCCCGCTGGTGTCCAACTGCGAAGGCGATCGCCCTGGCGCGCCCACCGTGTTTACCCGCGGGCTGGTGTCCAAAGAGTTCTTGCATGACGAGCTGTGGGAGCTGTCGGCCTGGGCATTCGATGATTTCCTGCGCGCCAACGGTGACCCGCAACTCAACCGCCTGGCCGACGTCGACGGCCCACTGATCTTCCCGCACGACCCGGGCACCCTGCCCAACCGTGAGGACGAACTGGCGGCCGGCATGGACGAGTATGTGCGCATGGCCCAGCGTGGCATTACCCCGTGGGACCAGATCAGTACCGTGCCCGACGGCCTGCGCGGCCTTGAAAAAACCCGGCGCATCGACCTGGAAGACTGGATGGACCACTTGGGCCTGGATGCTGTGCTGTTCCCGACCGTCGCTGATGTTGGCCCGGCAGATGCGGATGTGAACCCGGTGTCAGCGGATATCGCCTGGAGCAACGGCGTGTGGGTGGCCAACGGCAATCTCGCCATTCGCCATCTGGGTGTGCCGACCGTAACCGTGCCTATGGGCGTGATGGCGGATATCGGCATGCCGGTGGGGCTGACGTTTGCCGGTCGCGCCTATGACGATTCGGCGTTGCTGCGCTTTGCGTCGGCATTTGAGGCAACGGGCAGCAAGCGCATGATCCCGCCGCGCACGCCGCCGTTGAAGTAA
- a CDS encoding RidA family protein → MSHHDITFIPDPDADSISSDVAGFAGLLVSTQIPTRADGSLELGGIVEQSECTLQALKLALEKAGSSMSRVLHLTIYLTDMADRAAFNEVYKRYFAQPWPVRAAVGVAELAVAGMRVEVTAMAAKG, encoded by the coding sequence ATGTCTCACCACGACATCACTTTTATCCCTGATCCCGATGCGGATTCCATCTCCTCGGATGTTGCCGGCTTTGCCGGCCTGCTGGTATCGACGCAGATTCCGACCCGTGCCGATGGCAGCCTGGAGCTGGGCGGGATTGTCGAGCAGAGCGAGTGTACGTTGCAGGCGCTCAAGCTGGCGCTGGAGAAGGCGGGCAGTTCGATGAGCCGGGTACTGCACCTGACCATTTACCTGACTGACATGGCTGATCGGGCGGCGTTCAATGAAGTTTACAAGCGTTACTTTGCCCAACCGTGGCCGGTGCGCGCTGCGGTGGGCGTGGCCGAATTGGCGGTGGCGGGGATGCGGGTGGAAGTGACGGCGATGGCGGCCAAGGGCTGA
- a CDS encoding LysR family transcriptional regulator: MEIKHLRSFVTLAEELHFGRAAQRLSIVQPALSMQIKMLEEELGVRLFERNRHSVALTEVGTLFLPEARATLHQSAHAADVARACGRGEIGRVRFGFVSSVLPELLPMLVRSLHARFPRIELELKDMPGPDQAVALKNGQLDFGLMRLPAAIPGIHTREVLQENFIVALPGDHPLLACDVLHPTELSQLPVFTLARRYAPGFYDELMQALARQGAHLPHATELGEFTTMLALVSAGLGVGLLPANAGRALPANVISRPLDLGEYRATTGLAWTALNSAVKATVFSLMEELLALDTPPLEG; this comes from the coding sequence GTGGAAATCAAACACCTGCGATCATTTGTGACCCTGGCCGAAGAGCTGCACTTCGGCCGGGCCGCGCAACGGCTGTCCATCGTGCAACCGGCCCTGAGCATGCAGATCAAGATGCTCGAAGAGGAGCTGGGGGTGCGCCTGTTCGAGCGCAACCGCCACTCGGTCGCACTCACCGAGGTGGGCACCCTCTTCCTGCCTGAAGCCCGGGCCACACTCCACCAGTCGGCCCATGCCGCCGATGTGGCCAGGGCGTGTGGCCGCGGGGAGATTGGCCGGGTGCGCTTTGGCTTTGTCTCCTCGGTACTGCCCGAATTGCTACCCATGCTGGTCCGCTCGCTGCATGCCCGCTTCCCGCGGATCGAACTGGAACTCAAGGACATGCCCGGCCCTGACCAGGCCGTGGCGCTGAAAAACGGCCAGCTCGACTTCGGCCTGATGCGCCTGCCGGCCGCCATCCCGGGGATCCACACCCGCGAGGTGCTGCAGGAAAACTTTATTGTCGCCCTGCCCGGCGACCACCCGCTGCTGGCCTGCGACGTCCTGCACCCCACTGAGCTGAGCCAGTTGCCGGTTTTTACCCTGGCTCGGCGTTACGCCCCCGGCTTTTACGATGAATTGATGCAAGCGCTTGCCCGCCAGGGCGCGCATCTGCCACACGCAACCGAGTTGGGCGAGTTCACCACCATGCTTGCCCTGGTATCTGCCGGGCTAGGGGTTGGCCTGCTGCCAGCCAACGCCGGGCGCGCCTTGCCCGCCAATGTCATCTCCAGGCCGCTGGATCTGGGGGAATACCGGGCAACCACGGGGCTGGCATGGACAGCGCTGAACAGTGCTGTCAAAGCCACGGTGTTCAGCTTGATGGAGGAGTTGTTGGCGCTGGACACACCACCGCTTGAGGGCTGA
- a CDS encoding RidA family protein, which produces MTKKMIPAFVLTSVLAGLMATQVSAAEVIRHKLPNSDFPISLAVEIPPGVTVVNLSGVVPPIADSKADPKTLAAYGDTEVQTVNVLKNIEATLKSLGLSMGDVIKMQVYLVGTPETGKMDFAGFMKGYTQFFGTQAQPKLPTRSAFQVAGLANPNYLVEIEVTAARP; this is translated from the coding sequence ATGACTAAAAAAATGATCCCCGCTTTTGTTTTGACCTCGGTGCTGGCCGGCCTGATGGCAACCCAGGTGAGTGCGGCAGAAGTGATCCGCCACAAGCTGCCCAATTCCGACTTTCCGATTTCCCTGGCCGTGGAAATCCCGCCGGGTGTCACCGTGGTCAACCTCAGTGGTGTGGTGCCGCCCATTGCCGACAGCAAGGCCGACCCCAAGACCCTCGCCGCTTATGGCGACACCGAAGTGCAGACGGTCAATGTGCTGAAAAATATCGAGGCCACCCTCAAAAGCCTGGGCCTGAGCATGGGTGATGTGATCAAGATGCAGGTGTATCTGGTGGGTACGCCGGAAACCGGCAAGATGGATTTCGCCGGCTTTATGAAGGGTTACACCCAGTTTTTCGGCACCCAGGCCCAGCCCAAGCTGCCAACCCGCTCGGCGTTCCAGGTGGCCGGTCTGGCCAACCCGAATTATCTGGTAGAGATCGAGGTCACGGCAGCCCGGCCGTAA